A window of the Echeneis naucrates chromosome 3, fEcheNa1.1, whole genome shotgun sequence genome harbors these coding sequences:
- the tshz3b gene encoding teashirt homolog 3b, with protein MPRRKQQAPRRAAAYVPEDEKEAALLDEDLDEEDSAQEGEEPAAKFLCQNKDFLLKDRPGSTGFHDSPNAADFSSQELDSESHVSESSDRMSDFESSSIKTEDDVLSKDPSSALSLSSSSAMMAAAHATVPASGDEAILATTGSVADSLEKMKAIYTSFLTNSYWSTLNLNLSQPPAEKPPRSHSSSSSSSSSSSCGSGGYDWHQTAMAKTLQQASQNHHNRLGLVQHPTVAVSAASTEPNLFSTVQLYRQSSKLYGSIFTGASKFRCKDCSAAYDTLVELTVHMNETGHYRDDNHETDGEGTKRWSKPRKRSLLEMEGKEDAQKVLKCMYCGHSFESLQDLSVHMIKTKHYQKVPLKEPVTPVAAKIISTARKRAPIDLDIPSSPDSNGGTTPKPTSLNDSNDILQRVTNPYITPNNRYGHQNGASYAWQFESRKSQILKCMECGSSHDTLQELTAHMMVTGHFIKVTNSAIKKGKPIIESSTSVPTANATVEEKVQSVPLAATTFSPPPAPVPPPTSISPSAMAVEIKKEEKEEECTQELVINNGTNLNKEKKVGVEEEAEEKFDISSKYTYLTEEDLDESPKGGLDILKSLENTVTSAINKAQNGAPSWGGYPSIHAAYQLPNIMKLSLGNSGKSSPHKYMFPGGEILSPTGKNQPLISPPSRQTSPLPKNNFHAMEELVKKVTEKVAKVEEKMREPSGVVRESPLRRTTPSPCGSEAGDSARGESPKENRAGGCKTPENTNGAEKVVGDGNGASHGDSNGDISIKEPLENGVESAAVTSPLPASLTGSTAIITDHPPPEQPFVNPLSALQSVMNVHLGKAAKPALPSLDPMSMLFKMSNSLAEKAAVATSTPPTQTKKPSNNHLDRYFYQQHLNNDQPIDLTKGKNADKNGSSGSLGLSALSSTASTPSSLPPHSTVTMTKASAAVASFMSTSPLRENALSDISDMLRNLTESQVVSKSSTPTSQSERSDIEGVTQEETEDVSPAQKRKGRQSNWNPQHLLILQAQFASSLRQTNDGKYIMSDLSPQERMHISRFTGLSMTTISHWLANVKYQLRRTGGTKFLKNLDSGHPVFFCSDCASQIRSPSTYVSHLESHLGFRLRDLAKLSGEQLLSQISQQHHQQRHTKGPSEKLLSNLHSSSQPLPSSLPTSMPSSLPISLPSSLTTSLPPTKSPSPSPDDDDCGAVYQCKLCNRTFASKHAVKLHLSKTHGKSPEDHLMYVCELEKQ; from the coding sequence CGTATGTCCCTGAAGATGAGAAGGAAGCAGCCCTGTTGGATGAGGACCTCGATGAAGAGGACTCAGCTCAGGAAGGGGAGGAACCTGCTGCTAAGTTCCTGTGTCAGAACAAGGACTTCCTTCTTAAGGACAGGCCAGGATCCACTGGCTTCCATGATTCCCCAAACGCTGCTGACTTCTCCAGTCAGGAGCTGGACAGTGAGTCTCACGTGAGCGAATCCAGTGACAGAATGTCTGATTTTGAGAGTTCCTCGATTAAAACAGAGGATGATGTGCTCTCTAAAGACCCTTCAAGCGCTCTGtccctgtcttcctcttctgccATGATGGCTGCTGCCCACGCCACTGTCCCGGCAAGTGGAGATGAGGCTATATTAGCCACAACAGGGTCTGTGGCTGATAGCCTAGAAAAGATGAAGGCAATTTACACCTCTTTCTTGACCAACTCCTATTGGTCCACACTGAATCTCAACCTGAGCCAGCCCCCTGCGGAAAAACCCCCTCgcagtcacagcagcagcagtagcagcagcagtagcagtagctGTGGAAGCGGAGGCTACGACTGGCACCAAACAGCTATGGCTAAAACCCTCCAACAAGCCTCACAAAACCACCACAACAGACTGGGCCTGGTTCAACACCCCACCGTGGCCGTATCCGCAGCATCCACAGAACCCAACCTTTTCAGTACCGTCCAGCTGTACCGACAGAGCTCCAAGCTCTATGGCTCAATATTCACTGGTGCCAGCAAATTCCGTTGTAAGGACTGTAGTGCAGCCTATGACACACTAGTGGAGCTCACGGTACACATGAATGAGACAGGCCACTACCGTGACGATAACCATGAGACAGATGGCGAGGGTACCAAACGGTGGTCGAAACCTAGAAAGCGTTCCTTGCTAGAGATGGAAGGGAAAGAGGATGCACAAAAAGTTCTGAAGTGCATGTACTGTGGGCACTCATTTGAATCCCTGCAGGACTTAAGTGTCCATATGATCAAGACAAAACACTACCAGAAAGTGCCTCTGAAAGAGCCTGTTACACCAGTTGCGGCTAAGATTATCTCCACGGCTCGAAAGAGAGCTCCTATTGACCTAGATATCCCTAGCTCACCTGACTCTAATGGAGGGACCACGCCTAAGCCCACTTCTCTCAACGATTCCAATGACATACTACAGAGGGTAACCAACCCTTACATCACACCAAACAACCGCTACGGACACCAGAACGGTGCCAGCTATGCCTGGCAGTTTGAGTCCAGGAAGTCCCAGATCCTCAAATGCATGGAATGTGGCAGCTCTCATGACACACTGCAAGAGCTCACTGCTCACATGATGGTGACTGGACACTTTATTAAAGTCACCAACTCCGCAATTAAGAAAGGCAAACCCATCATCGAATCGTCCACCTCAGTTCCGACAGCCAATGCAACAGTTGAAGAAAAGGTGCAGTCTGTTCCCCTGGCTGCCACAACCTTCTCCCCGCCACCTGCCCCGGTACCTCCTCCAACCAGCATCTCGCCAAGTGCCATGGCTGTTGAGataaagaaggaggagaaggaggaagaatgCACTCAAGAACTTGTCATCAACAATGGCACCAATCTCAACAAGGAGAAGAAGGTAGGGGTTGAAGAAGAGGCTGAGGAGAAGTTTGACATTTCTTCAAAATACACTTATCTGACAGAAGAGGATCTGGATGAAAGTCCAAAGGGGGGTCTTGATATCCTTAAGTCCTTGGAGAACACAGTAACCTCAGCCATCAACAAAGCACAGAATGGCGCTCCGAGCTGGGGTGGATATCCCAGTATCCATGCTGCCTATCAGCTTCCAAACATAATGAAGCTCTCCCTAGGGAATTCTGGGAAGAGTTCTCCCCATAAATATATGTTCCCTGGAGGGGAGATCCTCTCTCCCACTGGTAAGAATCAGCCTCTCATCTCCCCTCCAAGCCGTCAGACATCTCCGCTACCCAAAAACAATTTCCACGCAATGGAAGAACTGGTCAAGAAAGTGACCGAGAAAGTGGCCaaggtggaggagaaaatgagagagccCAGTGGTGTTGTGAGGGAGTCTCCACTGAGACGTACCACACCCTCGCCCTGTGGCAGTGAAGCAGGGGACTCAGCCCGAGGGGAGTCCCCCAAAGAAAATAGAGCAGGTGGCTGTAAAACTCCAGAGAATACAAATGGGGCTGAAAAGGTAGTAGGCGACGGAAATGGAGCCAGTCATGGTGATTCAAATGGTGATATTTCCATAAAAGAGCCTTTGGAAAATGGAGTTGAATCAGCTGCTGTTACATCACCCCTGCCTGCCTCCCTGACTGGCAGCACAGCTATCATCACAGACCATCCACCTCCAGAACAGCCATTTGTCAACCCTCTCAGCGCCCTGCAGTCAGTAATGAACGTCCACCTGGGGAAGGCTGCTAAGCCTGCCCTGCCATCTCTTGACCCCATGAGTATGCTGTTCAAGATGAGCAACAGTCTGGCAGAGAAAGCAGCTGTGGCTACTTCCACCCCACCGACACAGACCAAAAAGCCCAGTAATAACCACTTAGACCGCTACTTCTACCAGCAACATCTTAACAATGACCAGCCTATAGATCTCACCAAAGGCAAGAACGCTGATAAAAATGGCAGTAGTGGCTCTTTGGGCTTGTCGGCTCTCTCTTCCACTGCATCCACCCCATCCTCACTTCCTCCCCATTCCACTGTCACTATGACCAAAGCCTCAGCTGCAGTAGCTTCCTTCATGTCCACCTCCCCTTTGAGGGAAAACGCCCTATCAGACATCTCCGACATGCTGAGGAACCTGACAGAAAGCCAGGTGGTCTCTAAGTCCTCTACACCGACCAGCCAGTCTGAGCGATCCGACATCGAAGGTGTCACACAGGAGGAAACGGAGGATGTTTCACCAGCCCAGAAACGTAAAGGCCGCCAGTCCAACTGGAACCCGCAACACCTCCTCATCCTGCAAGCCCAGTTTGCCTCCAGTCTGAGACAAACAAATGATGGCAAGTACATAATGTCGGACCTGAGCCCTCAAGAGAGAATGCATATCTCCCGTTTCACTGGCCTATCAATGACGACAATATCCCATTGGTTGGCTAACGTCAAATACCAGCTGAGGAGAACCGGTGGCACCAAGTTCTTGAAAAACTTGGATTCTGGTCACCCGGTGTTCTTTTGCAGTGACTGCGCCTCTCAGATCCGCTCACCATCCACCTATGTCAGCCACTTGGAATCCCATTTGGGCTTCCGTCTGCGAGACTTGGCCAAGCTTTCTGGAGAGCAGCTGCTCAGCCAGATATCTCAGCAACACCATCAACAACGCCACACCAAAGGTCCATCTGAAAAACTGCTCTCTAACCTTCACTCATCCAGCCAACCCCTACCCTCCTCTCTACCCACGTCCATGCCCTCTTCCCTACCCATCTCCCTGCCCTCGTCCCTAACCACCTCTCTGCCCCCAACCAAATCCCCATCCCCTTCCCCAGACGATGACGACTGTGGAGCCGTGTACCAGTGCAAGCTCTGCAACCGGACTTTTGCGAGCAAGCATGCGGTCAAGCTTCACCTGAGCAAGACTCACGGGAAGTCCCCCGAGGACCATCTCATGTACGTCTGTGAGCTGGAGAAACAGTAG